A segment of the Panicum hallii strain FIL2 chromosome 1, PHallii_v3.1, whole genome shotgun sequence genome:
TTGGGTAACTCAAGTAAACAACTTTTGTTAAGATAGCAGGGGAacactagtatatatataactcatCTTCTGTCTTGCACGGCAGATATTTCTGAACTAGTATACAGTAGATTTGGACTATGGAATCAATCTTGAACCTAAACCCTACAAAGATTACAACAAATGTTCAGTGGATAGTAAACCAGACACGTAAGTTGGCAATCACCAGTACCACCATGccacttcattccacggttaCTGCATCATGATGGTGTGCCAATTGGAATTCAGAACTACTGCTTTTGCTAGATAAAACTAGCATATGGCAAATCAGAAAACATCATAAACTAGATATACACTGCACAACGTTCTATCCTTGACTGCAATAATATGCACATCACGGAAAGACAAATAACCTTGCAGAATACCTATGTCAATTGCAATTAAGCTTGACATAAAATAAATGATAACAAAAGATATATGTCTCATATTTCTAGGTGGATCAGAAAATTATCTGGGTATTTTCCTCATCTCGAAATATAATTTTTCTTCTTTCTCAATTTTCTTTCCAATAACAACTTTGATATGTTTAGTTAACCATAGCAACACACGTGCATTTTCTAGTAGTGAAAAAGAGAGAAGGCAGGTATGTTGCTATGTGGAAGCTCAATTTTAAATTGATGAATATATGAGATCAGGAAGCAGTGGAATGCCGTTTAAATGTAATGTGATCAGACCAATGATTACATTATTAGGAGAGAGCAATGGACGTATTATTGTTGGTAAATAAGTGAAACATCTTGTTGGACTTTGAAACATTTACAAACataatgatatatatatatatatatatatatatatatatatgtaaactTGCCCAACTAGCTATCAATTTGTCATACTAGACACCGATTCTATTTATCCTTAGTATGCTGGCTACAGTCTATAACCATCAAGGGAGATAGCGCAGTTAAATAAAATTTTCTAAAAAATATAGTTTGGCAGTCACCTAGAATTTGGCAAACACAAAACAATCAATTTAAAAGCGTATTTAAATTAAAAATTTTAAGATTTATAAAAAAACAGGCACTCCTAGCTGGACTGAGCCCAGTGTGCTCAGCCCGATGCCACCGGTTTTGAATTCTTTTGGTTTCAGGAATTTTTCGGAGTCCAGCTCAGCCGTCCAACGGTCCAACCCAAGAGGCGTCGAACCGTCCTCATGCATCCTCCTCCAgctcaaaaaaataaaaaaaaactcCTCCCGCATCTGACCCATCCCATTCTCCGTTCCAAACCCTAGCGGCGAGCCATGGTCCGCAAGCGccgcgcgccgtcgcctccgcgtcctcctcctccgccgccgcaggaCGAGGAGGAGTCCTCCGAGGGATCGGGCTCCGAGGAGTTGGAGCCTCCGAGCCTCCCCCCACGACGGATGccccctcccgccgccgcggccgccgactTGTCCGAGGGCTCCGATTCCGACTCCGACACCGACGCGCAGGCCTTCCAGCTGCTCCAGGTGCACCGCTCCCCCACCAAGCTGCCGCCGCACCGGATTTCCCAGCCCGAatccgacggcgacggcgacggcgaggagggtGAGGCGTCGGAGTCAGAGCCTGAGAACCCGGAGCCAGTGGTTCAcaaggcggtggcggccgggaAGTCCAAGGCGGAGCAGGAGAGGAAGAGGCCCGCGGCGGATCCTGCTCCGTCCGGCAAGGCGAAGAAGGCCAAGGCCGGGGCTGCGAGGGCTGCTGCGGCGGCTGAGGCCACGCCGCCCGGCAAGGCGAAGAAGGTCAAGGCGGAGGCGGGTAAGGCGGCGCCTGAGGCCACTCCAGCCGGCAAGGCGAAGAAGGGCAAGGCCGAGCCGGAGAAGGCTGCGCCTGAGGCCGCTCCAGCCAggaaggggaagaagggcaAGGCCGAGCCAGAGAAGGCTGCACCAGAGGCCACTCCTTCCGTCAAGGGGAAGAAGGGCGGAGCAGAGCCGGAGAAGCCAGTGGCTCTCGATTCCTCCCCATCCAGCAGCAAGTCTGAGAAGTCTGCACGAAGCCAGCGTCATTGGGGGAAAAATGATGAGATGAAGATCTTGGAGGCCATTGCGGCGCACGTCAAGAGTGAGGGCACACTGCCGAAGACTGATTTCATCATTGCTACTGTTGGTGACCGCCTGGATAGGAAGAACTGCACCTACCAAGATATGTATGAGAAGGTACGACAGCTCAAGGGACGTTATGAGAAAGCAGTGAGCACAGGCATTGTGCCAAGTAAAGAAGATGAGCTCCAGATGTATAAACTCTCGGAAGCAGTCTGGGGAGAGAAGGCGAAGGAGGCAATTGCTGCTGCAACATCTCAAAATGATGGTGCTGTGACAAAGAGTAAGAAGGGTCAGGCTAACAAACAGAAAATGGATGGAAATTCAAAGGGTGGCACACCAAAGGAGGCCGTCACCAATACTGCCAATCAAGATGGTGATTCTCAGAAAGGAAGTAAGAAGGGGCAGGGCATcaaagagaaaacagagagagatTTAAAGAGCAGGTTGTCAAAGGAGGCCACTGCCACTGGTCAGCCAAGTAAGAGTAAGAAGCGGGAAAATCATAATGAGGAATTGAACAAAGATGCAAAGAGTGGCGCGTCGGAGGATGCTACCACTAATCGCACTCAAAATGGTAATGATTTGGCCAAGGGCAAGAGGGAGAAGACTGACAAAGGGAATATGGACATTGATAGGGATAATCTTATGCCAAAGGAAGCCACAGCTCCAAACCAGAATGGTGGCACTCCGACTAAGAATAAGGAAGGGAAAACTCATGATGAGGAAATAGAAAGAGATGCTAATGTGCAAGGTATGCGTAGGGGTTTTGATGAGTTGCAGACGTTGTATTCCAACCTTGCTGCCTATGTGGTGGAGATTGAGGCCCAGCATCCATGTGGGGAGACTCTGAAGCGAGCATTTGAGTTCATTGGTGATGAGAAGGCACAATCTTTGGAATCCAAGGTCAAGAAGCAAAGAGTAGATGAGGCAAAGGCGCAGATCCGTCGAGCTGACGTAAAGAAGGATGTTCTTAATACGTTGATGAGTTTGGTGGATTAAACTTATATGGCGTTATCAAGTCTTTTGTTGGTATACCATTCTTCTTGCTGGATTTATTATGTTTCCTTTTGATGTCTGAAGAATTGTTATAACTCAATCGCAGGTCCTAGAATTGAATTTCAATTCTGAACAGTTTCTGAAATGTCCCTAATCCTCTGTATTAAATAAATATGGCAGCAATTAAAAATTTGATCCAAGTTCAGAACGTCAGTATAAATTGTATATCAACACTGGGACCTGTAGATTGTGTGGGCGTTTGATTGAGCATGTATGAAGCTGCACTTCTCTGGGGACACTCGGGCAGTTTTTTCGCTGATGATATAAGACGCAAGATCGATGTAGTCATGTAGCATCTCATGAAACAAAAGCCACAAAATTGATATATTATCACATGATTCTGGTCTTGTTAAAATATCTAGTTTCACTTTTAGTCTAGCACATATTTTTTGCGAGGTATAGCCTTGAAAATTTGTAGGAAGTTCTACTATGTTCAATTACCCATGAATTATCAGTTTAGAGTAATTCATTCTTCACAATAATTATTTTTATGCTCCCCTTAAAACGCTGCAGCAATAGATGAAATTTGTAAACTGTGATTCTTGTAATTTAGATTTTCATTTAGTTGCACCAACATTACTGGCATAAACATTTGAGCATATGTATTGCCTTGAAAGTAGCTTGTATGACAGTGATTGCTTCAATGAGGTTACCATATCTCATATAAATATTAGATGCTTCCAGTAAGGTTACTGAGACGTATATCATTTAGTTTTCTTAGAAGTTGGTCATTGGTTCTAACAAGATAGTTGATTTTGTTGATAAGAGCTGATTTCCCAAAGGCACTACACTTGATAGTTCTGTATGAGCATGGAGGTTGAAGGATGAGTAATTGTAAATAAAATTGACATGAATCAAATTTTGAGGTTCAGCACAGAGATATGTTCTGAGCTGCTTAAACCAAGTTGTTGGTAGCAACTTGGGGTCTCAACATGATTTACAAACTTAATATGTACTTTTGATATCTGTGCAACTGTGTGCCTTGTTAGTTGAGGATGATAAACAGCTTAAGCTTGTGCCTGTTTGGGGAATTGGGACCAAGCTCAATATTAGGTCTGAATCTTATTCAACCATGCCTGCTACCATGGACTTAAGTGGAGCTGTTTTAGAGGTGTCAACAAATCTGACCACACACACTTGGATATTTTATTTGTGTGCAACAGTGCATGTCTGTTCTGTAGTCAAATTGTATTTTCATCTACGTTGTGttattttaattaaatttgtGATATTCAATTGTTGATGCACTTACACGAGCCCTGTTCATTGTTCATAATCAGATGGCTGGATAGAAGATTCAGGCGGCAAGAGGTGATTTAGTATTAGTTTAAGGGATGAGATTCGAGGTGTCTAACAGGTGGCTATGTTTCTGTAGTTGTCAGCTATTATCATGTTAGTGAATGCTAGTGATGAGATGATTGTATTTGTTCCAAGCTATTGCTTAAGCTGTTGGTTCTGCTAGTCTTTAAGATATTACGTCATAGCATTTGGCTTTGGCAGGTGTACTTAATGGGATGGTAAATTTTTGTCAATGCTTTATAATGAGGTTTTAGGCCGTGAAGTCCCCATGATTCCTAGTAGTAGCTCTGTTTTTGTTACAGTCCCATCAGTATGATTTTCCATTTTCACTTTTTCAGTGCAAGCTGTAATCTGTGATCCAAGGTTTCCATTAACAGATCTGTGTGATTGTCTTTGATCTGTCCTGTATGCTATTGCCATGTGAATCAGGTTGATATTTGGTTTGTGGCCATACCTTGAACTCTGAAGGCACTAAGGGTCCGTTTGGTTGGGGGAGCCAAGTTGAATGGAACTGTTCCATACGGTTCCATTCCAATTTCTAAGGATGGAGCCGTTCCATTTTACGTTTGGTAAGGAGAACGGAGCCGTTacattttttgtttggttggagaaTGCGTTAGAGTAGAACCGTTCCAttctgtgtttggttggagagccaGGTGAGTGAGGTTACCTCCTCCTTTGTTGGGGTGAGGTTACCACCATAACATAATATGCAATATAAACTGAGTTTCAACGTGACATAATATGCAATATAATTAACTGA
Coding sequences within it:
- the LOC112899878 gene encoding recombination repair protein 1-like: MVRKRRAPSPPRPPPPPPQDEEESSEGSGSEELEPPSLPPRRMPPPAAAAADLSEGSDSDSDTDAQAFQLLQVHRSPTKLPPHRISQPESDGDGDGEEGEASESEPENPEPVVHKAVAAGKSKAEQERKRPAADPAPSGKAKKAKAGAARAAAAAEATPPGKAKKVKAEAGKAAPEATPAGKAKKGKAEPEKAAPEAAPARKGKKGKAEPEKAAPEATPSVKGKKGGAEPEKPVALDSSPSSSKSEKSARSQRHWGKNDEMKILEAIAAHVKSEGTLPKTDFIIATVGDRLDRKNCTYQDMYEKVRQLKGRYEKAVSTGIVPSKEDELQMYKLSEAVWGEKAKEAIAAATSQNDGAVTKSKKGQANKQKMDGNSKGGTPKEAVTNTANQDGDSQKGSKKGQGIKEKTERDLKSRLSKEATATGQPSKSKKRENHNEELNKDAKSGASEDATTNRTQNGNDLAKGKREKTDKGNMDIDRDNLMPKEATAPNQNGGTPTKNKEGKTHDEEIERDANVQGMRRGFDELQTLYSNLAAYVVEIEAQHPCGETLKRAFEFIGDEKAQSLESKVKKQRVDEAKAQIRRADVKKDVLNTLMSLVD